One Mycolicibacterium goodii genomic region harbors:
- a CDS encoding Asp-tRNA(Asn)/Glu-tRNA(Gln) amidotransferase GatCAB subunit A yields MELYELPLIDIAEKIRTREVSPVEVAESSLARLEEVEPVLTAFATVTPEVALEQAKIAEQEIADGKYRGPLHGIPLGVKDLYDTAGIKTTSSSAQRADYIPDADSASVAKLYDAGMILIGKTHTHEFAYGATTPTTGNPWAPDRTPGGSSGGSGAAVAAGVVHVALGSDTGGSIRIPAALCGTVGLKPTYGRASRVGVASLSWSLDHVGPLSRNVTDSALVMAAMSGYDRRDPGTADVPVPDMVSGIDAGVAGKKIGIPVNYFTDQVAPEAAEAARVAAAKFSELGAELVEVEIPLAEHIVPTEWAIMMPEATAYHQDYLRNSPEQYTDEVRTLLEVGAVQPATDYVNALRRRTLIQAAWKEMFVGIDVLLAPTVVAPATLRSDPFVRWDDGTVEAATAAYVRLSAPANVTGLPSLSVPAAFTSDGLPLGVQIIGKPFAEPEILTFGYALEQNTDAVGRIAPVLAKVG; encoded by the coding sequence ATGGAACTCTACGAACTTCCGCTCATCGACATCGCCGAGAAGATCCGCACCAGGGAGGTGTCACCGGTCGAGGTCGCCGAATCGTCCCTGGCTCGATTGGAAGAGGTCGAACCGGTGCTGACCGCCTTCGCGACGGTCACCCCCGAGGTCGCCCTTGAGCAGGCCAAGATCGCCGAACAGGAGATCGCCGACGGCAAGTACCGCGGTCCACTGCACGGTATCCCGCTGGGCGTCAAGGATCTCTACGACACCGCGGGCATCAAGACCACGTCGAGCTCGGCGCAACGGGCCGACTACATCCCCGACGCCGATTCGGCCTCGGTGGCCAAGCTGTACGACGCAGGCATGATCCTCATCGGCAAGACCCACACACACGAGTTCGCCTACGGTGCAACCACGCCCACCACCGGCAACCCGTGGGCACCCGACCGTACCCCCGGCGGATCGAGCGGTGGCTCCGGTGCGGCGGTTGCTGCCGGCGTCGTGCACGTCGCGCTCGGCAGCGACACCGGCGGTTCGATCCGGATCCCCGCCGCGCTGTGCGGGACCGTCGGCCTCAAGCCGACGTACGGCCGCGCGTCGCGGGTGGGCGTCGCATCGCTGTCCTGGTCACTCGACCACGTCGGACCGCTCAGCCGCAACGTGACCGACTCGGCCCTGGTGATGGCGGCCATGTCGGGCTACGACCGTCGCGATCCGGGAACGGCCGATGTGCCGGTGCCGGACATGGTTTCGGGCATCGACGCCGGCGTGGCGGGCAAGAAGATCGGCATCCCGGTCAACTACTTCACCGACCAGGTAGCACCCGAGGCCGCCGAGGCCGCGCGGGTGGCCGCCGCCAAGTTCTCCGAACTCGGTGCCGAACTCGTCGAGGTCGAGATCCCCCTGGCCGAGCACATCGTGCCGACCGAGTGGGCGATCATGATGCCGGAAGCCACCGCCTACCACCAGGACTACCTGCGCAATTCGCCCGAGCAGTACACCGACGAGGTGCGGACACTGCTCGAGGTGGGTGCCGTGCAACCCGCCACCGACTACGTCAACGCCCTGCGGCGGCGCACCCTGATCCAGGCCGCGTGGAAAGAGATGTTCGTGGGCATCGACGTACTGCTGGCCCCGACCGTCGTGGCGCCGGCGACCCTGCGCTCCGACCCGTTCGTCCGGTGGGATGACGGCACCGTGGAGGCCGCGACCGCCGCCTACGTGCGGCTGTCGGCGCCGGCCAACGTCACGGGCCTGCCGTCGCTGTCGGTGCCCGCGGCGTTCACCTCCGACGGCCTGCCGCTGGGTGTGCAGATCATCGGGAAGCCGTTCGCCGAACCCGAGATCCTGACGTTCGGCTACGCGCTGGAGCAGAACACCGACGCGGTGGGCAGGATCGCACCGGTCCTGGCGAAGGTGGGCTGA
- a CDS encoding amidase has protein sequence MTEAVTESAVEPAIETIPQLRAQLEGGEITPVGLVRRALARIAQVEDEIQAFAAVFAEEALAVAQESSLQSGPLWGIPVVVKDIYDVAGYRTGNGSLGAPEHPAPRDAEAVRRLRAAGAIILGKATTHEYAYGVTTPPTRNPWSLDRIPGGSSGGTGAAIAAGVTAAGLGTDTGGSIRIPAALCGVTGHKPTFGLVSRRGVSALSSTLDHTGPLGRTVDDTVALLEVIAGHDPADPYSSAAPIPDFRAEFGRAFTGLTVGVAEPYFCDRLAPDVAAAFTDAIHTLERAGATVTSVQFTDVDLCPRIVDVVCGVEAAAWHAAQTGMAPEWFGAEVQDALRVGASYTGVEYLEARRARCAVIAGMNAMFDSGPDLLISPTIAMTAPPYGSTHVELGGRTVPVLAGINALTVPANVTGMPALTVPAGFGSDGLPIGLQFMGRPGADATVLAAGRAFEGIAGFVNRTPTL, from the coding sequence ATGACCGAGGCAGTCACCGAATCAGCGGTAGAACCCGCCATCGAGACCATCCCGCAGCTGCGCGCGCAACTCGAAGGCGGCGAGATCACCCCTGTCGGGCTGGTGCGTCGTGCCCTGGCGCGGATCGCGCAGGTCGAAGACGAGATCCAGGCGTTCGCAGCGGTCTTCGCCGAAGAGGCGCTCGCGGTGGCGCAGGAGAGCTCGCTGCAGTCCGGTCCACTGTGGGGCATCCCGGTTGTCGTCAAGGACATCTACGACGTGGCCGGTTACCGCACCGGCAACGGATCCCTCGGTGCGCCAGAGCATCCGGCGCCGCGTGACGCCGAGGCCGTGCGTCGGCTACGCGCGGCCGGGGCGATCATCCTCGGCAAGGCGACCACCCACGAATACGCCTACGGCGTCACGACCCCGCCAACCCGCAACCCGTGGTCACTCGACCGCATTCCGGGAGGTTCCAGCGGCGGCACCGGCGCGGCGATCGCCGCGGGTGTCACGGCGGCCGGTCTGGGTACCGACACCGGCGGCTCGATCCGCATCCCGGCCGCCCTGTGCGGTGTCACGGGCCACAAGCCGACGTTCGGACTGGTGAGCCGCCGTGGCGTCAGCGCCCTGAGTTCGACGCTGGACCACACCGGACCGCTGGGTCGCACGGTCGACGACACGGTCGCCCTGCTGGAGGTGATCGCCGGGCACGACCCGGCCGACCCGTACAGCTCGGCCGCCCCGATCCCGGACTTCCGCGCCGAATTCGGCAGGGCATTCACCGGTCTCACCGTAGGAGTGGCCGAACCGTACTTCTGCGACCGGCTCGCCCCCGACGTCGCCGCGGCCTTCACGGACGCGATCCACACCCTCGAACGCGCCGGTGCCACCGTCACCTCGGTGCAGTTCACCGACGTCGACCTGTGCCCCCGGATTGTCGACGTGGTGTGCGGTGTCGAGGCCGCGGCCTGGCATGCCGCGCAAACCGGTATGGCGCCGGAGTGGTTCGGCGCGGAGGTCCAGGACGCGTTGCGCGTCGGCGCGTCCTACACCGGGGTGGAGTACCTGGAGGCCCGCCGCGCGCGGTGCGCCGTGATCGCCGGGATGAACGCGATGTTCGACTCCGGCCCGGATCTGTTGATCTCGCCCACGATCGCCATGACCGCACCACCGTACGGGTCCACACACGTCGAACTCGGCGGCCGCACCGTTCCGGTGCTCGCCGGGATCAACGCACTGACCGTCCCGGCCAACGTGACCGGTATGCCTGCGCTGACCGTACCCGCCGGATTCGGCAGTGACGGACTGCCCATCGGCCTACAGTTCATGGGCCGGCCGGGGGCGGACGCGACGGTGCTCGCAGCGGGCCGCGCGTTCGAGGGGATTGCCGGTTTCGTGAACCGCACACCCACTCTTTGA
- a CDS encoding ABC transporter ATP-binding protein translates to MTHALEVKNLSVDFHTDNGVVHAVKDADICVREGGILGLVGESGSGKSVTSLAVLRLLAGRARIAGGEILFRGENLLDKSDKEMRAIRGSHIGMVSQNALSALDPSFPIGSQLMEVIRLHQGVDRPTARAKALEALELVALPDPKRRMKAYPHELSGGQRQRVVIAIALSCRPELLLADEPTTALDATVQKQILDLLLEINKELGTSILLVTHDFGVVAHVCTDVTVMRRGDVLESGTADQVLNNPQHPYTQGLMRAVPRLHLDPMTRGIPRADRRLFEFHGDTTKEVTDVA, encoded by the coding sequence ATGACGCACGCCCTGGAGGTCAAGAACCTGTCCGTGGACTTCCACACCGACAACGGTGTGGTCCACGCGGTCAAGGACGCCGACATCTGCGTCCGCGAAGGCGGAATCCTCGGTCTGGTGGGAGAATCCGGCTCCGGCAAGTCCGTCACCTCACTGGCCGTGCTGCGCCTGCTGGCCGGCCGGGCCAGAATCGCCGGCGGCGAGATCCTGTTCCGCGGTGAGAACCTTCTCGACAAGTCCGACAAGGAGATGCGCGCCATCCGTGGCTCGCATATCGGGATGGTGTCGCAGAACGCGCTGTCGGCGCTCGACCCGTCGTTCCCGATCGGGTCTCAGCTCATGGAGGTGATACGGCTGCACCAGGGTGTCGACCGGCCGACCGCACGTGCCAAGGCGCTCGAAGCCCTCGAACTCGTGGCACTGCCGGACCCGAAGCGCCGCATGAAGGCATATCCCCACGAGTTGTCGGGCGGCCAACGGCAGCGCGTCGTGATCGCGATCGCGCTGTCCTGCCGGCCCGAACTGTTGCTCGCCGACGAACCGACCACCGCACTCGACGCGACGGTGCAGAAGCAAATCCTCGATCTGCTGCTGGAGATCAACAAAGAGCTCGGCACGTCGATCCTGTTGGTCACGCATGATTTCGGCGTCGTCGCCCACGTGTGCACCGATGTCACGGTCATGCGACGCGGCGACGTCCTCGAATCGGGAACGGCCGATCAGGTGCTCAACAACCCGCAGCACCCGTACACCCAGGGACTCATGCGGGCCGTGCCCCGCCTGCACCTCGACCCCATGACCCGTGGGATACCGCGGGCGGACCGGCGGTTGTTCGAGTTCCACGGCGACACCACCAAGGAGGTCACCGATGTCGCCTGA
- a CDS encoding ABC transporter ATP-binding protein, which yields MSPESAHPEPLISVTDLTKVFTVRGEDGKRSEFTAVDSVCFDIQRGETFGLIGESGSGKTTTGRMVLGLEAPTSGSITFEGNELVGLSDLAMRRYRRHIQIVFQDSGSAFNPRRSVGAQIAYPLKLFRLATPDEAREKTLELLDRVGMLSSHYDRYIHEFSGGQRQRLGIARALITDPDFIVLDEPTAALDVSVQAQILNLLKDLQLERKLTMLLITHNLALVEHMCEHAGVLDHGKLVEAGPVDRLLTEPSTEITRKLVDAVLEPELEAAI from the coding sequence ATGTCGCCTGAATCCGCACATCCAGAACCGCTCATCTCGGTCACCGATCTCACCAAGGTGTTCACGGTCCGCGGGGAGGACGGCAAGCGCAGCGAGTTCACCGCGGTCGACAGCGTGTGCTTCGACATTCAGCGCGGCGAGACCTTCGGGCTCATCGGCGAATCGGGCTCGGGAAAGACCACCACGGGACGCATGGTGCTTGGCCTGGAGGCCCCCACGTCCGGATCGATCACATTCGAGGGCAACGAACTCGTCGGGCTCTCGGACCTCGCGATGCGCCGCTACCGGCGCCACATCCAGATCGTGTTCCAGGACTCTGGATCGGCCTTCAACCCGCGCCGCAGCGTCGGAGCCCAGATCGCCTACCCGCTCAAGCTGTTCCGTCTCGCAACACCCGACGAGGCCCGCGAAAAGACCCTCGAACTGCTCGACCGCGTCGGCATGCTGTCCTCGCACTACGACCGCTACATCCACGAGTTCTCCGGGGGCCAGCGGCAACGTCTCGGCATCGCCCGCGCACTGATCACCGATCCGGACTTCATCGTGCTCGACGAGCCGACGGCCGCGCTCGACGTGTCGGTGCAGGCGCAGATCCTCAACCTGCTCAAGGACCTTCAGCTCGAACGGAAACTCACGATGCTGCTGATCACACACAACCTCGCCCTCGTCGAGCACATGTGCGAGCACGCCGGGGTGCTCGACCACGGCAAGCTCGTCGAGGCCGGCCCGGTGGACCGGCTGCTCACCGAACCCAGCACCGAGATCACCCGCAAACTCGTCGATGCCGTGCTGGAACCCGAGCTGGAGGCCGCAATATGA
- a CDS encoding urease accessory protein UreF: MIDPGQLLAGIRFGDSAFPSGGFAFSSGLEGACRDGLVRDERDAAAFAAEQLTCRWHRGDRVLLRMAWAVDDPVDVDALAEAVATMSVLREASRRAGAATLSTFAAIVEGVDNLTWYRMRVLAGDAPGHLPVAQAISFRAAGLTLPTAEAVAAWQVVSGITGAALRLGICGHLGAQRILGDLTAPMLNVLNREPPTVPATFTAYADIAAQRRRDGARLFAS, encoded by the coding sequence ATGATCGATCCGGGACAACTCCTCGCCGGGATCCGGTTCGGGGACAGCGCATTTCCCTCGGGAGGGTTCGCGTTCTCATCAGGTCTGGAGGGTGCGTGCCGTGACGGGCTGGTGCGCGACGAGCGGGATGCCGCCGCGTTCGCCGCCGAGCAGTTGACCTGCCGGTGGCACCGCGGCGACCGCGTGCTGCTGCGCATGGCGTGGGCCGTCGACGACCCGGTCGACGTCGACGCGCTTGCGGAGGCGGTCGCGACGATGTCGGTGCTGCGGGAGGCGTCCCGACGCGCCGGCGCCGCGACGCTGTCGACGTTCGCCGCGATCGTGGAAGGAGTCGACAACCTCACGTGGTACCGGATGCGGGTGCTCGCCGGCGACGCCCCGGGCCACCTGCCGGTGGCGCAGGCGATCAGCTTCCGGGCCGCCGGCCTGACGTTGCCGACCGCCGAGGCCGTCGCGGCGTGGCAGGTGGTATCGGGCATCACCGGCGCAGCCCTGCGGCTCGGGATCTGTGGGCACCTCGGCGCGCAACGCATTCTCGGTGACCTCACCGCGCCCATGCTGAACGTGCTGAACCGCGAACCGCCCACCGTGCCCGCCACATTCACCGCTTACGCCGACATCGCCGCGCAACGCCGCCGCGACGGTGCGCGACTGTTCGCCAGTTGA
- the ureE gene encoding urease accessory protein UreE, which produces MALGTGLRILDGIVGWATDAAIAGRLHELQHRGAVEYVHLDAHDLDRKRLRVSTDVGTAYAIVLPRDATLADGAVLLLDDDRAVVVRAGAPQTLTLRAVDTAAALRLGFVAGHLHWKVDQHGDTMVVRLQAPQDDYTARIADLLSSGRVELT; this is translated from the coding sequence ATGGCGCTCGGCACCGGCCTGCGGATCCTCGACGGCATCGTCGGCTGGGCCACCGACGCGGCCATCGCAGGCCGGTTGCACGAGCTGCAGCACCGCGGCGCGGTCGAGTACGTGCACCTCGACGCGCACGATCTGGACCGCAAGCGGTTACGCGTGTCAACGGACGTCGGCACCGCGTATGCGATCGTGCTGCCGCGCGACGCGACGCTCGCCGACGGCGCGGTGCTGCTTCTCGACGACGACCGCGCGGTCGTGGTGCGCGCCGGCGCACCGCAGACGTTGACCCTGCGGGCCGTCGACACAGCCGCGGCACTGCGACTCGGCTTCGTGGCCGGCCACCTGCACTGGAAGGTCGATCAGCACGGCGACACCATGGTCGTGCGGCTGCAAGCCCCGCAGGACGACTACACCGCACGCATCGCCGACCTGCTGTCGAGCGGGCGCGTCGAGCTCACATGA
- a CDS encoding ABC transporter permease produces MLFGVSLIVFLLLQLVPGDPAVTILGSGATAEAVAALRSELGLDRALPIQFFDYLGGLVRGDLGRSLTVNAPVTDIMLPRFANTIILTGAALLLCIVVAVPLGVIAAHKQYSIFDRVSMIVSLAGASVPVYWFGLLLIGAFAVTLGWLPTSGMYNPRFPGGLTDLLAHLVLPAIAAALVPLAVIARMTRSVMIDILQQDYIRTLRASGLSTNSVLWRHALRNALPPIVNIIGLQVGYLLGGVVFVEVVFGWPGLGQQLYTSITQRDIPVVQAGVLFIALAFVIINLLADGAVGLLDPRTRRKVGA; encoded by the coding sequence GTGTTGTTCGGGGTGAGCCTGATCGTCTTCCTGCTCCTGCAGTTGGTCCCTGGCGATCCGGCTGTCACGATCCTCGGCTCGGGTGCGACGGCCGAGGCGGTGGCCGCACTGCGCAGCGAACTCGGCCTGGACCGCGCACTGCCCATCCAGTTCTTCGACTACCTCGGTGGTCTGGTGCGCGGCGATCTGGGCCGATCCCTGACCGTCAACGCCCCGGTCACCGACATCATGCTGCCGAGGTTCGCCAACACGATAATCCTCACGGGCGCGGCGTTGCTGCTGTGCATCGTGGTAGCCGTTCCCCTCGGCGTCATCGCGGCGCACAAGCAGTACAGCATCTTCGACCGCGTCTCGATGATCGTGTCGCTGGCCGGCGCGAGCGTCCCGGTGTACTGGTTCGGACTGCTCTTGATCGGCGCGTTCGCCGTCACCCTCGGTTGGCTGCCCACCTCCGGCATGTACAACCCGCGTTTCCCGGGCGGGCTCACAGACCTGTTGGCACATCTGGTGCTTCCCGCGATCGCCGCGGCACTCGTGCCGCTCGCGGTGATCGCGCGGATGACGCGCAGCGTGATGATCGACATCCTTCAGCAGGACTACATCCGCACACTGCGCGCCTCGGGGCTCTCGACGAACTCGGTGTTGTGGCGTCACGCGCTGCGAAACGCCCTGCCGCCCATCGTCAACATCATCGGCCTCCAGGTCGGGTACCTGCTCGGCGGTGTGGTGTTCGTCGAGGTGGTCTTCGGCTGGCCCGGGCTCGGGCAGCAGTTGTACACGTCGATCACCCAGCGTGACATCCCGGTGGTCCAGGCCGGTGTGCTGTTCATCGCGCTGGCGTTCGTGATCATCAACCTCCTTGCCGACGGTGCGGTCGGACTGCTGGATCCGCGTACGAGAAGGAAGGTCGGAGCATGA
- a CDS encoding response regulator transcription factor: MAGQMTVLNAPRDFASIAADMASTDTAVRVRGAVDFLRIEARCDTFLLAYKTPGTRGFDLITSIGYSESVAQYLTSDIEAKPEFTRQFADKTRVWDWGDVPEFYDSYSGAKVLRPEGFTNGFLMVLHDSAGEVVGLCQGNMERPEFTPRSRSTVETVRPLFTKYVTRMRTRARARLTPREQEILALLRSGLSNAEISDRLYLSPRTVSTHVERVLRKLGVANRVAAAVQATELELLDVARDPLP, from the coding sequence ATGGCAGGACAGATGACAGTGCTGAACGCGCCGCGCGATTTCGCCTCGATCGCCGCCGACATGGCGTCGACCGACACCGCGGTGCGCGTACGCGGTGCGGTCGACTTCCTGCGGATCGAGGCCCGTTGTGACACGTTCCTGCTCGCGTACAAGACGCCTGGCACCCGAGGCTTCGACCTCATCACCTCGATCGGCTACTCCGAATCTGTCGCGCAGTATCTGACGTCGGACATCGAGGCGAAGCCGGAATTCACGCGACAGTTCGCCGACAAGACGCGGGTGTGGGACTGGGGCGACGTGCCCGAGTTCTACGACTCCTACAGCGGTGCCAAGGTGCTGCGGCCAGAGGGCTTCACGAACGGGTTCCTCATGGTGCTGCACGACAGCGCCGGCGAGGTGGTCGGGCTGTGTCAGGGCAACATGGAGCGGCCCGAGTTCACGCCGCGCAGCCGCTCGACGGTGGAGACCGTCCGACCACTGTTCACCAAGTACGTCACCCGCATGCGCACGCGAGCGCGGGCTCGCTTGACGCCGCGTGAACAGGAGATCCTGGCGCTGCTGCGCAGTGGTCTGTCGAACGCCGAGATCAGCGACCGGCTGTACCTCTCGCCGCGCACCGTCAGTACCCACGTCGAACGCGTGCTGCGCAAGCTCGGAGTCGCCAACCGGGTGGCGGCCGCGGTCCAGGCCACCGAGCTCGAACTTCTCGACGTGGCCCGCGACCCGCTCCCGTAG
- a CDS encoding ABC transporter substrate-binding protein yields MIRPLHRLLAVTATVIVTVAALAGCSRGPVQTGNVLVIAIESEADILDPQVAGGWVSWRINRQIFEPLVDEDLSIPSADATVPPLRPGLAESWDISDDGLEYTFHIRRGVKFHDGTPLDAQAVEYNIRRMWDKSSPMYNARAAGQTSFVWKFLDSVQTVDDHTLRLRLRQPFSEFLRMLAQGGNGSTAIMSPTALQTYGADVADHPVGTGPFKFSERIRGERIDLVRNDDYWGKVPYIDGVVFRPLPDPSARTAALRSGDVDMIAVPNPDSIDNLVAEGYQLSEGTPPHTWYLSFNMKDRYTSIPEVRQAINLAVDREGMARDMLRGSVTPAWGVQALSAGGYVERKDIYERNLDKARQLLASVGLADGFETTLITSTDGSGQIMPAQMAEFIQQNLAEIGIKMNIQTQEWISYLGVWARGMQDGVGMAQMSWGMTSPYWLYIVTSSELQAPNGPNVGYYSNPALDKAMNNAITALDPQEAEQWWRRANNIVSDDAALVPIVNDKAPYMLAPYVSGFVSASEEWYDLTGVRLNQ; encoded by the coding sequence GTGATCCGACCGCTACACCGTCTGCTGGCCGTGACGGCGACGGTCATCGTCACAGTCGCCGCACTGGCCGGCTGTTCGCGCGGGCCGGTGCAGACCGGCAATGTCTTGGTCATCGCGATCGAGTCCGAGGCCGACATCCTCGACCCGCAGGTCGCCGGCGGCTGGGTGAGCTGGCGGATCAACCGCCAGATCTTCGAACCGCTTGTCGACGAGGACCTGTCGATCCCGTCCGCGGACGCGACGGTGCCTCCGCTGCGTCCCGGTCTCGCCGAGTCGTGGGATATCAGCGACGACGGGCTCGAGTACACGTTCCACATCCGCCGCGGCGTGAAGTTCCACGACGGCACACCGCTGGATGCCCAGGCCGTGGAGTACAACATCCGGCGCATGTGGGACAAGTCGTCGCCGATGTACAACGCGCGCGCCGCGGGGCAGACCAGCTTCGTCTGGAAGTTCCTCGACTCGGTGCAGACGGTCGATGACCACACCCTGAGACTGCGTCTGCGACAGCCGTTCTCGGAGTTCCTTCGCATGCTCGCGCAGGGCGGCAACGGGTCGACGGCAATCATGAGCCCCACCGCGCTGCAGACCTACGGCGCCGACGTGGCCGACCATCCCGTGGGCACCGGGCCGTTCAAGTTCTCCGAACGCATCCGCGGCGAACGCATCGATCTGGTGCGCAACGACGACTACTGGGGCAAGGTGCCGTACATCGACGGCGTGGTGTTCCGCCCACTGCCCGACCCGTCGGCCCGCACCGCCGCGCTGCGCTCCGGCGACGTCGACATGATCGCGGTGCCCAACCCGGACAGCATCGACAACCTGGTCGCCGAGGGCTATCAACTCTCGGAAGGCACGCCGCCACACACGTGGTACCTGTCGTTCAACATGAAGGATCGCTACACCTCGATTCCCGAGGTGCGCCAGGCGATCAATCTGGCGGTCGACCGCGAGGGCATGGCGAGAGACATGCTGCGGGGCTCGGTGACGCCGGCGTGGGGCGTGCAGGCCCTGTCGGCCGGCGGTTACGTCGAGCGCAAGGACATCTACGAACGCAATCTCGACAAGGCCCGCCAACTGCTGGCCTCGGTGGGGTTGGCCGACGGCTTCGAGACCACGCTGATCACCTCGACCGACGGGTCCGGGCAGATCATGCCTGCGCAGATGGCCGAGTTCATCCAGCAGAACCTCGCCGAGATCGGCATCAAGATGAACATTCAGACGCAGGAGTGGATCTCGTATCTGGGTGTGTGGGCGCGCGGCATGCAGGACGGTGTCGGCATGGCCCAGATGTCCTGGGGGATGACGAGCCCGTACTGGCTGTACATCGTGACCTCCTCTGAGTTGCAGGCGCCCAACGGTCCCAACGTCGGTTACTACTCCAATCCGGCACTGGACAAGGCGATGAACAACGCGATCACCGCCCTCGACCCGCAGGAGGCCGAACAGTGGTGGCGTCGCGCCAACAACATCGTCAGCGACGACGCAGCGCTGGTCCCCATCGTCAACGACAAGGCGCCGTACATGTTGGCGCCGTACGTCTCGGGCTTCGTATCGGCGAGCGAGGAGTGGTACGACTTGACGGGAGTGAGGCTCAACCAGTGA
- a CDS encoding ABC transporter permease, whose amino-acid sequence MSTLVAGRTFPRVRRSSAGGPVPVETDAPKPQWRLAIRAFSRDKMAVVSLAVLIVVTLAAVFAPLLTPYSPTAGDPVNRLAGIGTEGHLLGLDGQGRDIWTRLLYGGRNSLMTAVVPVLVVFPLALMIGLFAGYRRSRAGEVLMRILDVLFAFPLVLLAIALSAVLGAGLGNVMLAIGITLIPYMARVAYTATVSEANKDYIEAARAYGANPLLLMFRELMPNVVVQLLVYSTTLCGLMIVVASGLSFLGVGVIPPTPDWGIMTADGKNVLLEGIYHVATIPGLLILVVSLAFNLVGDGIRDALDPRKQTN is encoded by the coding sequence ATGAGCACACTGGTCGCAGGGCGCACGTTCCCGCGGGTTCGCCGATCGTCGGCCGGCGGACCCGTCCCGGTCGAGACCGATGCCCCGAAGCCGCAGTGGCGCCTGGCGATCCGCGCTTTCAGCCGCGACAAGATGGCGGTGGTGTCGCTGGCCGTGCTGATCGTGGTGACGCTTGCGGCGGTGTTCGCGCCGCTGCTGACGCCGTACAGCCCCACCGCCGGTGACCCGGTGAACCGCCTCGCCGGTATCGGCACCGAGGGCCACCTGCTGGGGCTCGACGGACAGGGCCGCGACATCTGGACGCGCCTGCTCTACGGCGGTCGCAACTCACTCATGACCGCGGTGGTCCCGGTGTTGGTGGTGTTCCCCCTGGCACTGATGATCGGTCTGTTCGCCGGATACCGGCGCAGCCGCGCCGGTGAGGTGTTGATGCGCATCCTCGACGTGCTGTTCGCCTTTCCGCTCGTGCTGCTGGCCATTGCGCTGTCGGCGGTGCTCGGGGCCGGGCTCGGCAACGTGATGCTCGCGATCGGCATCACGCTCATTCCCTACATGGCCCGCGTGGCCTACACCGCCACGGTGTCCGAGGCGAACAAGGACTACATCGAGGCCGCCCGCGCGTACGGGGCGAACCCGCTACTGCTGATGTTCCGCGAACTCATGCCCAACGTCGTCGTACAACTGCTGGTGTACTCCACCACGTTGTGCGGCCTGATGATCGTCGTCGCGTCAGGATTGAGCTTCCTCGGCGTCGGTGTCATCCCACCCACACCGGACTGGGGGATCATGACCGCCGACGGCAAGAATGTGCTGCTCGAAGGCATCTACCACGTGGCAACCATTCCCGGCCTTCTCATCCTCGTCGTCTCGCTGGCGTTCAACCTCGTCGGCGACGGCATCCGCGATGCCCTCGATCCCCGGAAGCAGACGAACTGA